A stretch of Ipomoea triloba cultivar NCNSP0323 chromosome 13, ASM357664v1 DNA encodes these proteins:
- the LOC116002803 gene encoding methyl-CpG-binding domain-containing protein 11-like has product MVPKMASSDEKNEVVSLELPAPPGWKKMLTNKKGGASKRSEIAFTAPTGEEITSRNQLKQYLKSHPGGPPLSEFDWATGETPRRSARISGKVKSAPPPPDSEPPKKRGRKSSASKSGGNENGAEEKPEGSPGAIAGKDVEGEKDEKKDEIEAAAENVEEKDEAKNLENNVEKEDETKNDVLKSNADDEKNETQIVYGFEGNAPEVNNSRGDAEMAEVEKAADVAKETQKDENAAQVAEEDDATLKKEKLACAADQNKHEEKHEQKTCETTKKAEEQSNLVNNEASEGIVVENGSRADEALAL; this is encoded by the coding sequence CTCACAAACAAAAAGGGAGGGGCTTCAAAGAGAAGTGAAATAGCTTTTACTGCGCCTACCGGGGAAGAGATCACTAGCAGAAACCAGTTAAAGCAGTATCTGAAATCACACCCCGGTGGTCCACCGTTATCTGAATTTGACTGGGCAACTGGTGAAACTCCTAGGAGATCCGCGAGAATCAGCGGGAAGGTGAAGTCAGCTCCACCTCCTCCTGACAGCGAACCTCCTAAAAAACGAGGTAGGAAATCTTCAGCTTCGAAGTCGGGTGGCAATGAGAACGGAGCTGAAGAGAAACCCGAGGGTTCTCCAGGTGCAATTGCTGGAAAAGATGTTGAGGGAGAGAAGGACGAGAAAAAAGATGAAATTGAAGCTGCTGCAGAAAATGTAGAGGAAAAGGATGAAGCAAAAAACCTCGAGAACAATGTTGAGAAGGAGGATGAAACTAAGAATGATGTATTGAAGAGTAATGCAGATGATGAGAAAAACGAAACCCAAATTGTTTATGGTTTTGAAGGAAATGCTCCCGAAGTGAACAATTCTCGTGGAGATGCAGAAATGGCCGAGGTTGAGAAAGCAGCTGATGTTGCTAAAGAAACTCAGAAGGATGAGAACGCTGCTCAGGTTGCTGAGGAGGATGATGCTacattgaaaaaggaaaaattggCGTGTGCTGCTGATCAAAACAAGCATGAGGAGAAACACGAACAGAAAACTTGTGAGACAACCAAAAAGGCCGAGGAACAAAGTAATTTGGTGAACAATGAAGCAAGCGAGGGAATAGTGGTTGAGAATGGCAGTAGAGCTGATGAGGCTCTTGCGTTGTGA
- the LOC116002804 gene encoding thylakoid lumenal 16.5 kDa protein, chloroplastic, giving the protein MATFCLSNAKSFLPSLQSSFPSSSSSSPLSIHTQKLNSRRQLIWCKAVDDSHFPPPILISKRSLYLSLTTTLLLSLSGSHGCFDANAAILEADDDEDLLQKVKQDRKKRLERQGLINSSGKERGYLQDLVYKLSKVGQAIEKNDLPAASGVLGQNVETDWVKNVNSALTKFSISPEEKSEVDAFNSSLASLISSVIKNDIEASRTSFVASATAFEKWTTLTGLVGELKGL; this is encoded by the exons atGGCAACTTTCTGTCTCTCAAATGCAAAATCCTTCCTCCCTTCACTCCAATCCTCTTTCccatcttcctcttcctcttcacCATTATCAATTCATACCCAGAAGCTCAATTCAAGGAGACAGCTCATATGGTGCAAAGCTGTGGATGACTCACATTTCCCCCCTCCAATTCTCATCTCCAAGAGAAGCCTGTACCTTAGCCTCACCACCACTTTGCTGCTCTCCTTGAGTGGCAGCCATGGCTGCTTTGATGCCAATGCTGCAATTCTTGAggctgatgatgatgaggacttGTTGCAGAAGGTGAAACAGGACAGGAAGAAGAGGCTTGAGAGACAAGGACTTATCAATTCCTCTGGTAAAGAGAGAG GATACCTGCAAGATCTCGTCTACAAGCTGAGCAAAGTTGGCCAAGCCATCGAGAAAAATGATCTCCCGGCTGCAAGTGGTGTTCTCGGTCAAAATGTTGAGACAGATTGGGTTAAAAATGTTAACTCGGCCTTAACCAAG TTCAGCATCAGCCCTGAGGAGAAGAGTGAGGTAGATGCTTTCAACTCATCGTTGGCTTCTCTAATTTCATCGG TCATAAAGAACGACATTGAAGCATCAAGAACATCGTTTGTAGCATCAGCAACTGCATTCGAGAAGTGGACAACCTTAACAGGTCTGGTTGGAGAGCTTAAAGGACTCTGA